GAATCCGATGGAGTAAGTGTTGACCTCCGTTTCGGAGACTTCGTCCATTAGGGCAGTTACGATAGTCGAATCAATGCCGCCAGATAGGAAGACTCCCAGGGGAACGTCGGAACGCATTCGGAGACGGGTGGCCTCGCGAAGTTCGTCACGTAGTCTGTCGGCTAAGCGATCTGGCGATGCCGAGGACTGTTGCCTAAATGTCAACGACCAATATGTGTCCCGTTGCATTCCATCCTCGGTGACAATTGCGTACTCTGCAGGCTCAAGGGATCGAACCCTCTCAAAACCGGTGTGAGGTGCCGGTACGTATTGGTAAGTGAGATACGACCGGATTGCCGGAAGATCAGGTTTTGCTTCTATAGCCTCATCCTGCAGAATCGCCTTGATAGTCGATCCAAACGTGAATCCAGATTCGTCGTTGTGATAGAAGAGCGGCTTCTGTCCGAGACGATCACGGGCAAGAAAGAGGCGTTCTTTTCTCTCATCCCATATGGCAAAAGCAAACATACCCCGGAGCAACGAAAGACATTCGATACCCATATCTTCATAGAGATGAAGCAGAACTTCGGTGTCAGTTTCGGACCGGAAGGTGTGGCCACCGAGTCGATTGCGTAATTCTCGGTAGTTATAGATTTCTCCGTTAAAAACGATATGAACGGTACTATCCTCATTTGCCATCGGCTGACTACCAGTCCGACTCAGGTCAAGGATACTAAGTCGGCGGTGGGAGAGAACGACCGGACCGTTCGCATAGATTCCTTTATCATCTGGACCGCGATGAGACATACAAGCTGCCATCGATTCTCCGAGATCATCGCTAGGAGCGCGGTTGAACGAAAACTTCCCGCTTATCCCACACATTCTCTTGTCAAGGTTATCAAGCTCTGTCTATAAATAATTTCACTTATGAATGGAAGAGCTGTATAAATGAAAGAATTCTATACGTTTTTCATTGATTTGCTATACGGGGTGGATTGGTTATATTCATATCAAATTGGTTGAACAAATCGGATCAGGGTTATTTTTGTCCCCTGAATTTACGGACTCGTTTGGAGGCTTGGAATACACCTTCTGGTGTCCCTGCGTCGTACCATTCTCCATCAAACAAATCGTAGGTAAGCGTTCCTTTGTTGAGGTAGTGTCGGTTCACATCTGTTATTTCATACTCGCCCCGATCCGATGGCTCTAAGTCACGAATCACATCAAATACGTCACTTGTATAAAGATATAATCCAATGACCGCATAGTTTGACTCTGGAACGTCTGGTTTTTCTTGTAAGTCAGTCACTCGTCCTTCTTCAACTGAGGCCACGCCGTAGGCAGCCGGTTCTTCCACCTGCGTCAGGTAGATCTTGGCTCCTTCCCCATTGAACGACTGAACGGATTCCTGTAATTCTCCGACAAGAATATTATCTCCAAGAATTACTGCGAATTCGTCATCAACGAAGTCTTCAGCAAGTCCAACAGCGTGAGCAATACCTAGAGGTTCCGACTGAACCTT
This is a stretch of genomic DNA from Halobellus sp. MBLA0158. It encodes these proteins:
- a CDS encoding sugar nucleotidyltransferase; protein product: MKGVVLAGGRGTRLRPVTRVVNKHMLPIYDEPMIYYPVSTLIDAGIDDILIISNAEHIGKYIELLEEDYEADFQYKVQSEPLGIAHAVGLAEDFVDDEFAVILGDNILVGELQESVQSFNGEGAKIYLTQVEEPAAYGVASVEEGRVTDLQEKPDVPESNYAVIGLYLYTSDVFDVIRDLEPSDRGEYEITDVNRHYLNKGTLTYDLFDGEWYDAGTPEGVFQASKRVRKFRGQK